The nucleotide sequence GGTCGACACATGCCTTCAAAGAAAGCCACCGAGTTGTTGCCGGCAAAAGAATCTGATGAATTTCTGTTTGGTAGAAGCGTTGCATTTCTGCAAGCTTCTGTTGTCGATTGTGGCTGCGGCTGAAATGGGAACCAATGTTCCGTAACATATCTTCTACTGATTTTGGCAGTTTTAGACAAGCCTTAGAGGCAGCCAAATGAATCATATGGCAAGAGCAGCGGACACACACTATGTTAGGAAGTCTTTCTTTCAATTTGGCGAACACAGAATTATATTCACCCACCATTACGTTCGTCGTGTCTGAAGAAAATCCCACTAAGTTTTCTAGtgggatttttttagtttcaacGCTCTGTATTAATGCGTTATACAAGTCATCAGCCGTACCTGAAGCCATTTCCAGCAAATCGAAGAATTctgtttctattttaaattctttgttACAATATATTACTGTCATCGcacattgtttttttgttccaACATCAGTTGTTTCATCCATTATTAGGCAAAAGAAATTACcgagttgttttaaataatcatgCAAAGTACTTCGAAGACTGGGCCCTAAAATTTGTGTTACAACTGCTGTTGCTTTTGTACGACCCATCTTCATCTTCTGAGCAATTTTCGAATCAGGGCAAATGTCCGCTATTAAGCTAACTAGAGTGTCTGATAAGAGGAATGGTAAATTATTTGTAGCCAGCATTGCAGCAATTTTAAGTTCACCTCTTTTTGCTGAGAGATCTTCATCTGATGGTTTTAATGattctttaatatttgatGTGGATTTAATCGCTTTCATTATTGATTTGTGTTTATCAGTTTCAGAGTGCCGTATCAAGTGCGGCTTGTGGTTGGGTAACGTAGTTTGACAGTATTTGCATTTTGCACTGATTGTGCCTTTAACTGTGTCTGAAACTAGCCACTCTGAGAGTTCTTTAATTTCCAACCATTTCTCgctaaaaacatataaatgtttttcagTCTTATCCGATGCTTTTTTAGATTTGGttggaataatttttttatgctcGTCATTACTTGTTGCTATCTGGATTCCTTCATTTTCGTTACAAGTATCAAGTAAGGCttgtggtttttttttgtaagatgGATTTGATTTGTCTAGCAGACTGAAACCGTTGGAATGATTTGATTCTTGTGGCTGGGTAGGTTTTGTTAGTGCGTCAGTACATGAAGGGCCAGGTATGCTAGGACTTAAACATTTCTTCTTAGTTGAATGATCAGGTTTAGTAGTCTGGTTACTATTTTGAGAGCTGTTATTATCAGGAGGGCTACGTTTTCGCTTCGTTATAAATCTGTCCATTTTCCAACACCTGCGTT is from Amyelois transitella isolate CPQ chromosome 13, ilAmyTran1.1, whole genome shotgun sequence and encodes:
- the LOC106135800 gene encoding uncharacterized protein LOC106135800; its protein translation is MDRFITKRKRSPPDNNSSQNSNQTTKPDHSTKKKCLSPSIPGPSCTDALTKPTQPQESNHSNGFSLLDKSNPSYKKKPQALLDTCNENEGIQIATSNDEHKKIIPTKSKKASDKTEKHLYVFSEKWLEIKELSEWLVSDTVKGTISAKCKYCQTTLPNHKPHLIRHSETDKHKSIMKAIKSTSNIKESLKPSDEDLSAKRGELKIAAMLATNNLPFLLSDTLVSLIADICPDSKIAQKMKMGRTKATAVVTQILGPSLRSTLHDYLKQLGNFFCLIMDETTDVGTKKQCAMTVIYCNKEFKIETEFFDLLEMASGTADDLYNALIQSVETKKIPLENLVGFSSDTTNVMVGEYNSVFAKLKERLPNIVCVRCSCHMIHLAASKACLKLPKSVEDMLRNIGSHFSRSHNRQQKLAEMQRFYQTEIHQILLPATTRWLSLKACVDRTLEQYPALEAYFRLEIVEDPSRITESIISSLRNQFTKFYLEFMAYVLDLLNDFNITFQSESPLLHKLKPAVEGLIRTIASNFIDLHHVKNTPPLEIEHKNPRLYLPLENLYLGVLVNSSLNEVENEVRKEDLERFKLDCLAFYVEVIEQIKQRFIFTDPIYDIIQIVQPKIMKSFDPQMINSILNRFPFLAPTYLNKNALINEWREYCLLDLTSLDDSISIQMNAADFWTKVFKLKDIGGTEKFKNLKILIGFLLILPFSNASVERVFSKLKLIKTEHRNRLNTETIAALMATSSSIQQQGGIKNFEPSTFMLNKKIQYSN